GCCATTTCTTTCAACTTAAGTAAACTACTCTCTCCCTTTTCCTCACACTAAAAACCTTGGTTTTTACATGCATTGTAAACGCTCATCTCTTCTCTTTTACCGGTTTCATTCAATGCTTTGATAATTAACTTATGCATAATTGTACAGAAAAGACTTGCTCCACTGTGCCTGGTattttattcaacattttttggGTACAAAAATCATTCAAGGTAATAATATTATGTAGATGACTGCCTTTGCTTACTCTCATAGCAAATTTGAAAGTATTATTGTTCATCTAGTTTtcaacataattttgtgtcttgttttacCCATGAGTTGTGGTAAATTGATTTTGATACTACAGTATACCGTATGTACTGTTGGAAGAGCCAATAAATGACAAATCTGATgtgtaacataattattatttgtaaatatataattattgttgagccTTTTTTCAGAAGACATAAGCCACTTCATCAGTCTGTTGTGCTTGTGGTGAAGCATCCAATTTGCACCTTCgtagaaacagaaaaaaaaaacagctatttaatgttttattattCCTATATTGTTCCATTATCATCTGTTTTTGCATCATCAAAGCATTGTaattataactgcaaaacaatGATATGCTTTGTGACTCTGTGTGACAAATCATTCTTCATTTtgctgtaaaagaaaaagtccATTCTAccagtaggaaaaaaaaaacagacgagCATCTAATGCTAGTCTCCTCGGTTACACTTGTCTCAAAACTGAGCACGCTTGGCAGAGGCATGCCAACGACATCCGGTTCGAAAAGTACATGGGCACGAAGCTCAAATGTGATATCTTCGACACAAAATGGTAGTAGTTTGCCTCGTTACTAAACAGCGCACGCATTTTTACGGAATAAATAAACCAGATGGAGCAAaggacaaataaacaaaaaatgcaataaaagtaTTCTGGGACTTGGGGGAAGGTGAGAAAAGGTAGTTTATTCGAACTTTTGACTTAAGTTAactcttgaagaagaaaaaagcaattgaaaaaatacctactgaagcacagaaaaaaaaaaatgcaaaagtaagCGTGTGTTGAAACGAGAGTATAACCGAGTTAAAAGTGGACAACTATATGCCTCGAACAACAGATTTGAAGGGCAGCAAGACAGAAGACTCTTGCGATCCAtgacttgaaaaacttatcaaAACTTCCCAGATAAAAAATTTATCAAACACTGTTGTAAGAACATCTTAAATCCACAAACAGCGCATTTTTTAAAGCCTGGAGTCCAAAGCGGCtgcaaagaggaagaagagaCAATGCTACTTGAAGTTATTTGAAGCTTGGGGCCCGGCGGAATTATGATGAAAACTCAGTTCAAAGTTGACACAAAATCagctcaaattcaaaatttccatcTAAAAAAGGATGGTGTATCTGACGATCGCGACAACATACAACCCCGTGAGTCATAACAATAAAGCTTCAACATCTTGATACTAACCTGCATAACTTGTCTTCTCGTGTGAACATCTTGAACTTGGGTAAATCAAATGCCAAACTCCACTTCTTTGGGCCTGTACCTCGTTTTGTTCGTACTTTGATCTTTACAATATTGTCATCCGAACTCccaaaaaacacgaagaatATCCATACTGATAGAAAAGTGTGTAATCTTCTTACAATTTTTCACCTCTCTTGATAAGTTCTTTTTTATAGCGTTGATCGACCGTTAAAAAACCCGCGGGGAGCTCGCTCAAAATAACAAATGGCGCAGAACTCgtgtttttttattcttttagcgcatgcgcagacaaaatgcctatCTGCTGgaaaacgctttatcccagagtctcttgtttcccgttccgctggacaaggggaacgtagactctgggaacgagactgATCTGTGTCTTGTTTTAACcaaaaccgctggtcagcaaACTTAATGGTCCAGGTCAGTGTCGTCAGTGAGGAACATCGAGGAGCATAATTTTGCAGTGATTGCAATGGCGAATTTTCGGAGAAATGTGAGAAGAGAAGCAGTCCCAATTGATGAGCAGATCAACAACTTCACAAAATGGCAGTCTTTGGGGTAATTTTCAAGCACTGTTATAATTTCGAATTACAGCAGCGACCAAACACTGCAACATCACATGGAAACTGCACCCATTCAAGCTATTCAAAATGAGATGATTTCAACTGTGAGTACCATCATAGTGAATAATTTGTCACAGGAAATGCAATATAGCAAATATTTTACGTAATATTTATGTAATGATATAAATAAGATGTAGTAATGATTATAATTATTGGTGCTGTAACTGATTTAAGACCATGCATGAGTGGATTACTGTTGTGGCCAGTGTTATGATGGTGCAGGCAGTATGTCTACTTTATACTTAAATGGAGCTTCATCACTCATTAGGGCTGAACATGACAAGGCTATTGGGTTCACTGCATGAACCATAGGCTTAATTTGTATGTTGCTGACACTTGCCAATTAACACTTAGAAACATGATAGATATTGTAAGAAAGCTcttggaatttttttaaaattcccCAAAGCAACAGCAGCATTTGATCAGCAAGATTCGAGTATTGATGCCTGCTGCCAACCACTTGCTTTGCTCTCAGACTGGTAAATGTGTGTTGAACAAGGTGGATTGAGCGCATTGATGGTATAGACTGAATCTTGGAGCTTCTTCACCTAGTTCTGGGTAAACTTTAAGACATTTCAATGAACAGAAATGCCCCTAGAAATGGGAACTGGAATCAAAACAGTAGAAAATTATGATGCAAAAGCCTTAATTGAAATGCAGTCACATTTCCCTTTTTATTGTTACTCCGACCTGTTATTGCGAGACACATTTTAGACTTAGCCAGACCACTCACAGTAAGGCTACAAAAGAACTTGCAATGGATCTTGTCAAAGCAAAAGGGGGAATTGTTTGAAACATCCTGATAACGAGATGGAGCGCCTTTTGAaatattgtttgtttatttgtttactaCAGTTCATGGCACACAAGTACAAAAAGTTGAAGTTAATTTGAATAAACCTAAAAGAGATCTACAAGTTAAGAAGGAGGGAATGCAAAAGACCTACAGACTCCACACAAGGCGAATCTCCATAAATTACAGTATACAAATGCACTACATAAAAATTACATAAGGAAGTGTCATTACCCTTGGAATTTTCTGATATTATGTTCAAATGAACTTAAATAATTGGAGCTGAAACGAACACTGAAAGgacaaaattgaataaaataatacatattcctttctttttttgatcagccttgcttcCTCTCAATTGAATATATGTCGACAATCTATTACCAATGATGGTAGTTAGCAGAACTAGAGAAGGAATGGTAAATAGaaaacatttatttgttttcatttgctgTTTATTTCAGGCATTCATGGCAACCATTAGGTGGTTAAGACTGTCCCCTAATTTCACataaaaaatatcaaaagcttACAGTTGATAGATATTTGCCTCGGAAAATTAAAGCTTTATTTGCATTCGGCATTCCGCAAATTGCTCAAATATGACTAGGGTACTGCTCTTCAGCCAAAAAGGGCTGCCATTAACCATGTATGAGAATTGTTAAATTATTAGAGAAATTTCATAGCCCATTCAGACCAACAAATTCTAGTAATATTATTGCTCCATGAGTGTGCATTGAATTTGAGGTGGTAAATACTAACAAGGTGCATATAGGAGAGTGGGCTTTCAACCGATCCCATATTGAACCAACTCGaacagtaaaataattattgttttattacattTCATTATTTAAGTCTGAACGCTTGTATATCGTTATTTCTTTTACTTTTGAGGGCTAGAAACGAACGCAATATCACGGGTAgccaataataacattattatttgCATGtacgttttcaagtttttcaacaTTACCCAATGAAAATGCCATTCGTAACCTTAAACATACCAGCGCGATAATTGCTTGTTTATTACTCAGGGGCAAAactaataattaatttatagGGAATCGTTCGTATGGTTTGTTCTTCATTGGCACACTCGCTCGGTGTCACCTCACATTTCAAAAACATTGAATTTACCTCTGAAATCAATGAGGCCAAAGAAAGACAAATTTCAGCTACACAGAATGGAGAAATGTGTAATAATAGAATAAGTTTGTGCCCTTTGATTATATCAAACTATCTCTACATCTGCGAAAAACAAATCCCGgaaattgtccagcaaattCGGTCGTCCCATTTGTGTCAGAGTCCGACTTGGAGAAAATGAACCAATCCGTTCTTGGGTAGCATCTCCGTCCGTCCATAGATCTTGGTCCCGATATTAGCGCCTCCACGCAATATTTGGTGTTCACAGTGATATAAAATGGTCGATCAAATAACAATTCAAAACCATAGTATTCGCATTCTCCCTCGAAAGGAAAAGGTACCGAAGTAAAATTTCCCGTTTGCGACAACACTACCTCTCCCGATTCTTCGTCTATCAACTCTAGGCTTACAGAATAATTGCTGTTATAGTCGCCAAAGAGAACTACTCCGTGCAGTTCAATAGGATAAATCACCTCAAAAACAAGAGCATCTTTTAAACCGCGGCCGTATGAGTGTCTACCTCGGCAAAAGCGAAACCTTTCACGTCGAACCAGGTCATTTGGTAGTCTGTGATGTTCTGGAAATCCTATTGGACCATCTAATGTTGCTCCAAAGTATTTTTGGAGTAGACTAACCTCTTCGGCAGAAAGAATGGCACTAGGGGTTACAACCCCGCTGAATTCATGTTCCTCCATCACTGGAAAACGAATGGCTTTAATAATCTCTTCTCCAAGAACCGTTCTTTTCGTCTTCCCATCTGGTGTTAAGCCTTTCTTTTCACATTCACTCGTTGCCCACTTATCAACAATGATAAAAAGCTTTACTTCTCTTATCTTGAGAGTATCTCTTGTAACTATGGCTTCCAGCTGAGGTCTTTCCATTGGCTGTCTGAGCACAGCTACTGCTTGCCCGTCGATCATTTTCCAGCAAAGATTCACTACCTTTTCCTCTTCGTGCAACTCAGCAACTTTCAAAACGCTAAGAACATTTGATGGATACATGTTACTCATCAAGAATTGCCAGCATTTGTCGGCAAGAGGAGGCATCATGTACTTTTTCGACAAATGCAGCACTTCCCAGACGTTACTTTCGCTCAGTGTCAGTTCATCGCAGTAAATATAACGCAAAAACGCTACGAGAATCTCGTGGTCGCAGTCGGGCAATTCAACAGTTTCTCTTGTCTCTGGCATTGCTCCGTAAAACATGGTGTAAAACACAGGGCTGCTGATCGACAGAAGAAACTTGTGGGCGAAAATCTCATGCTTGGATTTCTTACTTTCGCTTTCACCCGGAACAGGAACAGTAAACTTTATATCACTCAAGAGCTCGTTGTTAAACAGGAAAGAACACCTGTCCTTGATGGTAAGTTTAGTAGTTTGCCAGTCTTCTGGGCAAGTTTTGCTGACAACAGACTGATCTCGCTGGACACCGAACATTTTGCAGACGTTTGTGCACTGCGCTTCCGTGTTAAGCAGTTACTCAATGGTCACGCGTGGTTTTGTGGGTTAATTCGTGGAGTGTATTGAGTTCCCCAAGGAAggacaatagggagcttaagcaaccacgacgacgacggaagcgagaacgtcatctgaaaatgtaacttcgcgtttctgcaatcatttttcaattattcaaagtcattatgtttgaaaaatgtgttctaactatcctggaattaaattggaaccagcgcttgggacataagaagacaaaattgaacatttgtcatcatatgctcacgtcgtccacacacctgcaaaacaggtcatttgacgtcgtagaaagaacgagaacgtcttcaaaatgtcaaaagctgaaaaatgcacgtgcaaagcgtgcaaaaatcctgtttttcattgtcaaatatgcaaatttgtcgggtttttgttgccgtcgtcgtcgtggttgcttaagctccctaatataaGTCTATAACGTAAGGAATATCTTttattaatataaatttaccgtagtctactgtgaatccgtgaatctgattagCTATATTACCGTAGGCTATCTGCCGATAGTCTATGGTAATACAGTTGcacgcgtgattgtacacgtAATCCTTTTGCTAAATGCATCAGTAaacatggcgcgccacgttcTAACCTGgtgtaacataatgaaacagtccatttctacgcgttacttgacattttttgtctttttatgccatgagactacggtaaatttatactaaaacaattagactactcgccctcgttttctacgagcgatccACTATCTGCTTgaagaaaactcgggctcgtagtccaattgttaaatatctctGTTATCACCATTTATATCCTAGTTTATGCGTCGATCAACTCAAAACTACAactgtccccccccccccccgggtaaAGCCTGGGCATTTGaccttttgaagattggatcgttcaaattcccgcTTCCTCGGGCCAAAAGATTGTTCAAATGGCCTGTCAAATCGTCGATTTTATCTCTTAGGGGCCGTCATCGGCTCCTGTCGTCTTTTATGAAGCTTGTGTATAAACAGGCGAACACATGTCTCGTGACCCTTAACATGATAATGCTGTTTACAAAAGCAACGCTACATGATAATGCTGTttacaaaagcaaaattttgatcatagtaccactttaactgTTGAAACTATGAAAAATCActtaaaattgaataaattacacgGTTAGAAAATGTCAATAAGCAAGTGTAAGCTCCTCTAACTCCGAAACACGACAAAGGTTGTTTAACGATGGTACTGAATACATATCAACAACAGAGCCTGGAGCGTTTACGACTGCCGTATGTATTCTAAATTGTTCAGTGTCGGTTCATTACCTCTAACAGAAACGTACAGCTTTAAGAATGAAATGGGGGTGTGAAAACATACCACATTGTTTTCATTCTATAGTTTGACAAAGACGAATTACACAACCAAAATCCGTTTGACAGTTCAGTTactagaaggaaaaaaaaagtcactaaCTGCTATATCTCTTCCTTTGAAGTCTACCATCTCGTCGAAATAAGTGTTTATACCTGTTAGTGACTCCGgcgctaataaaaaaaaattgaagcctTCCACttccggttcaattttccccGCCCTGCCGAGACAAAGGTCAAATTCCTCACTCCCCGGGCAAGGAGAGTAGTGAAATGTCCGAGGCTTGCCCCCCGGGGGGATGGATGTTGAGGTTTCAATATCCTAATTTATTCGAATGTTTCTCATTCTTTGGTTTGTGCTTTGCGTTTTCTGGTCAGACTTTGAGTTAAGAGGAAGATATAGGAGATGGGCAGAAATCAGGTTTCAAAGATACTAATTATTAGAAAGTGCAAGGAACTACCCAAGTATTTTCACAGcttattaattttcaaaacCACACACCCCTCCCTCACAAGTTGTTGATATTTACCTTAACAGATCTGGCACAGAGGAGGAATACAATGCAATTCATCAGTTGATGGATGATGCAGCTTCATATTTTGCTGACATGCAAAGAGACAAAGGGGtcaagaaaatcaagaaaagggCAACAGAAGatgaagataaacaaaaagGATTTGAGATGAGGGATGCAGCAATGAAAACTCTGAAGCAAAGTAAGGCAAAGTTTGATGTATTGTAGTGCTGTAGACTGACTTCATATGAAAGGAACCTATGAGAATCATCTGTTCTATTTCTGAGATGGTGGCATTGCCTTTGTATAGAATCTTCTGGAAGTAGAAGtgatgaagatgaagatgataGTCAGGGCCCAAGCAGGAAAAAAGgtggctttttttttaagtaactcACTACCCTTGATCAGTTTCTGTAatgaaataaatcaaaataGTTGTATGAGAAAAGGGAATCTTTAAGGTTATTGGATAGTTAGAAACTGATCTTTTCTGCAGTTGTTAATATTGTAGGATGCATGGGAGGCTAATTGAAGAGAGAGGTGCTAttaaattttgagaaaaaatctCTCTCCTGGATCAGCAACTTTTTTGTAACCTTCAACATAGATTAAAACAAATACTTAGATTACAGATTACTTAGATTACTGAAGAGAGGTTCCCTTAAGGCTGTTttggtcataaaattaatagGGTATGATTTTTGTACTCTAGCCTTGATATGGGTATGTTCTTAAACCTAGAAGCCGCTTTTTCATCATTATTGAAAAGAAACTCAACAAAAGCCCTTCACAAATTATGGTACGGTAATTAAACATTGGTCTGAACTAGGGATCCAATAATTACAACACAGGTCTAAAACAAGATTTTGATGTAAGGTTCAGCTCATAAATAGAGTTTCCAATTTTTgttcaggtcataaatagggttgGGAATATCGCAGAGTTTGGTCATAAAcagggtaagggttttgggaagtGGGCCAACACCCccacccaatttttctgggagtaccccTTCCCCATCCTCCCGGGACCTAAGGCATATATGTCACCACCCCAGCTTTGAGTTTCCCATCACCTTTATATCTGAATAACCATTTTTGGGTATATGTTGGTACTTGAGTTTTCAATAAAGCCTAAGTGAAATCCCCATATACAGACAACCATGTTAAGTTACTTGTCTGTTATGGGGTGAGGTGGGGGTGTTTTTCATGACTTTCCCAGTATGGTAACTTTCATTTCTGAGATGAAGGCAATTTGCCAACAACATGCCATGTATGGAAGGTGGCATTGTATGATATCTCTACCCAAACCCCTTTGGAATAACTAAATTCAAAATAAAGTAATTTTTATGGATAGTTGTAAGTGTATTTACTGTGCAGTTAGTTTTCTTCACTCATCTGAAACTCACTCTTTTAAGTCATAGCCTAGTAATATTTTTTGTCTGGTACAGCTAAGACCAGAACTCACTCAGGGAAAAGACCAGATGTTGTGTCAttccttgaaactaaaaatAAAGCTTTCACAGAATTTCGTGAAAGAGAGTTGGAGTACAAGAGAGAGCAGTTAGCAGCAGACATAAAGCTGAAGCAAGAGCAGATGGAGCTGGACAAACGCAGAGTTGGCATACAAGAGCAGCAAATGGAGTTGCAATTGCAAATGATGCAAGCACTCATTCAATCTAAAAGATAATCAGCAGACAATTTATGATTGCATATTTGTTACACGCTTAGTATACGAGTTTTAATTGCTTAAGTATACTTTTTAGAAATTTGCCCTTGCATTGCAATGTTAATGTAACATGAGAAACTTTACATGACATGAATTTCATGGCAACAAGAATGTTGTATCATTTCAGAATGTTCACAATGTTAATATATTCAAGCTTTGTATACAGCCTTTACAAGATTCAGGTAGAAGTTTATTACAGGCAACTGAGTGCCCAGTGTTGGTTACCTTGGCTTGTCATGGTCACAACTTTTTGAAGTAAAGTAAAGTGTTCTAAAACCTTTTCAAATGTGTATTCTATTGACCGTAGGAAAGGGgctaatttcaaaataaaatatgaatatGCTTCCAACTAAGTGAACTGCCATAGGATATATAAAGCCTTCCTATGAATGAGACCCACACTCTGTACATTTCGGAGGCCTGATGGTTAGTGCGCTGGCTCCGGATCAAGCAATCCAGGTTCAACCCTCAACCTGGGCACCTGTTGTGTTCTTTTGCAAGAGACTTTATTGTCATAGTCCCTCTCTCCAGGCGAGTGTTTAAATGGGTACAAACAAATTTAATGCTGAAGGGTTACCCTGCCATGGACCAGCATCCCATCCAGGGGGGAGTAGAAATACTCCTAGTTGCTTCATGGTAAGGAAACTAGGATAAGCTCCAGCCTGACGGCCCATTTGGATCAAATGCAGCTTCACCTTTGGGTTTTTGGAAAAGTAAATAACACACGGGTATGCCAGTTTCAATAAATTTCTCATTGGCCTATTAAGTTTTTACATATGTATGCATGTAAAGTAAGGAGTATctcaggggcgtagccaggggagGGTTCCAGGGGTTCTGGAACCCCCCTTTTGGATTATGAAAATGATTATTATCTCAAGAGAACAAACGTATGGGAACCCCCCTTTAGAAATTCCGCGAGACGAGATTTTcgtctttgaagaaaaacaaaagaaaatcaatttaaaaatgcatcGCATGCTATATCGCAGGTTACAATATTTTAAGGATGCGTAAATTGGATGGATCTTACGAGCCTCCTGTATATAGGAGCCTGCAATGTGGGAATCAGCAGCTTTCTCAGCCTCGTTTTCAATTGTGCGCGCATCGTGATTGATATGCCGCCATCTTGAAGTCGTCAGGTCAAAGGTGATGGCTGGATAGTTTAGCAAAGGGAATTAGCAGAGAAATACCTAGCAAAATGCAGCGTTCTATCAGAGGATTTTTCGCTAATAAAAGGTAAttgtattatattatattatgttATATTATATTCTGTCCTTTGAAGAAGAGTATTCAAAATGAGTCATGCACAAATGATTACTAAGATGCAATGTGATTGATTTTAATGAATGAGCATAGATCTGTCACTGAGGGTGCTACAAGTAGCAGTAGTCAAAACCCGAGGAGGAATGATGAGGGAGAACCACCAGCGAAGAAATCTTCCAAGGAATTGAGGTAAAGGACAAAAAATATGGTGACTTCTGGCTCTTTGTGTTCAACGTGTACAGTAAACAGAATTTTATCTGAGGACTGTGTTTACACTTTTAGTGTACAGTAAACAGTATTGTATCTGAAGGCTGTGTTTACACTTTTAGCCCATCCATAGATGCGGTGACCATCGAGCCGTCCTCAAATTCTTCTGTTTCAGAGGCAAAGTCTGTAGGTTTGTTACTATTTTGGTTTGCTATTATCTTGCTTGTCAAAGGCGATAGCTAAATATTtaaatgaaatgtaaacaaaacaatatcTTCACTGTTACTTAGGTGAGGAAGATTCTCAGAAAAGATCTGGCAGTGCAGACTATTTAAACAACGCAGACTTGTCCATACTTCTGAAGAATAACTCATCCACTCAATCTCTAACTGACAAAGAGAAATACACTTTACTGACACATCATTTCAAGCCTGGGGGGCGATATGTTTTCCCTAAAACAAAGCTTCACAATAAAATGAGGTCATTTCAAAGATCTTGGCAGACTGCATACCCATGGCTTGTTTACAGCGAATCAGAAGATGGAGGTTTTTGCAAATACTGTATGTTGTTTGCGACATATAACGCTGCCGGTGTTTTAGTTAGCTCAGCGTTGACAAACTTCAACAAAGCGACAGATATTCTCAAAGAACACCACAGGAAGGAGTACCACATCGCTGCGTCAGTAAAGGCGGAGAATTTTATCAAGATCATGCAGAAGCCCCAGAAAGCAATAAGTTCAATCATAGATACTCAAAGATCAACCCTGATCGAGAAAAATCGGAAGCTGCTGCACAGTATCATCTCGTGCATAGTTTTTTGCGGTAGGCAAAATATTGCCCTGAGAGGCCATGTAGAGTCCACTGATGGAGAAAATAATGCAGGCAATTTTTTGGCATTACTTAAATTTAGGGCTGATGCAGGTGACGAAGTTCTCGCCAACCATTTCAGCCAGGCTACAAATCGAGCGAAGTATACATCTCCAACCATACAAAATGAGTTAATCAGTATATTAGGAGAGCAAATACGAGAAAGCATAGTGAATCAAATCCCATTTGATGCTCCATATTTTTCTATACTAGCCGACGAAGTAACCGATGTCTCAAATAGAGAACAGTTATCACTTGTCATACGTTTCGTTGATAGTGATGGTAATATTCACGAGGAATTTTTAGGATTCCAAAATCTGCAGAGGATAACAGGGGAGGCGATCGCTAGCTCGATACTGGATACCCTGCCACAGTGGAACTTAGACATAAAAAACTGTCGGGGACAAGGGTACGATGGAGCGTCTAATATGTCGTCCTCTAGGCGCGGTACACAAGCACTGATACGGGAAAAAAGTCCAAAGGCTGTGTACACACACTGCAGGGCTCACTGTCTGAACCTCACAATCGTTCACTCCTGTGATCAACCCCTTATCAGAAACATGCTTGGAACATTCAATGaagtttgcaatttttttaagtattCACCGAAGCGTAACAAGTTTTTGCTTGTCGTAATTGAGAAAGAAACCCCCGAAGCCAGCAAAACAACGTTGCTCAGCCTGTGTCGAACACGGTGGGTTGAAAGGCATGAGGCACATGAAGTTTTCTTTGCGCTTTTGCCATCTATATTAAAAGCGCTAGAAGCTATGTCAAATGAGCGGCTGTTTGCAGATCAATTCGGTGAAACTACCTGGAACTGGGACACTGACAGCAAAAGCAAGGCAAACAACCTGTTACATGCAGTATCCAATTTTGAATTTATCATCACCCAGATTACAACGATGAAATGCCTTTCGATACTGAAGCCACTCAGTAttaagctgcaaaagcgagACATCGATGTCTATGAAGCATACAACCACATCAAAGATTTAAAGGGCGAGCTACAAGATATCAGAGGAGACATTGACAAATATTGCTCGGATTGGTACGGTATGGCTAAAACCACAGCGAGGAAAGCAAACATCGAGCCATCCATGCCACGCGTTGTTGGTCGGCAACAGCACAGAAACAATGTCGAAGCAGGGACACCGAAGGATTACTACAAAAGAGCGctcacaattcctctattaGATCATCTTATTACCGAGATAGACACATACTTTGACCCCAATAACGATGCTGTCATGTCTTCCCTCCTGTGCCTACTTCCATCTTTGCTTTTTTCTCGAGAAGGAAACCCTGTGCAAGCCGCTTTTCAATACTATGCAGATGACCTACCATCACCCCAGGTTTTTGATGTGGAACTTTTCCGTTGGCGGCGCAAGTGGCTAAACGCGGATCAAGATCACCTACCCAGCAGTGCAGCTCAGGCATTAGAAGAATGCAACCATGAATTCTTTCCAAACGTACATAAGTTGCTGCGCATCTTATGTACGTTGCCAATTACCTCTGAAGAATGTGAGCGATCGTTCAGCACATTGCGGCGACTGAAAACTTATCTGAGGGCGACAATGACCAGTGAGCGAGAGTCTGGACTTGCGCTTATGAACATTCATTATGGTAGGCAAATTGACATTAGTACAACAATCGACCTCTTTGCACGGAAGCATCCACGGCGCCTCCTTCTTTCTGATATCCTAGCTGAGTGAACGGTAAATATCAATCACAATTTTATACAGCATTTGATGGAGTATGTAATATGTTAACCAACTGTTGTTTTATCCATGTTTAATTCTTTTACAGTTCATCTCTCCAGGAAGCGATATTTACAATCCCCTTAGAAATGCTAACTACGTTAAGCGCTGAAGTTATTggaaatttgtgctcaaaatcaAGAACACGCCATTTCTGAAGacccaaaattcaaaaattttccgggggagcatgcccccggacccccctagtAAAaagcgcctccggcgctcgatTGTCAATCGGGCAAGCAAGATACATTAGGAACCCCTCCATGCAAAACggctggctacgcccc
This genomic stretch from Acropora muricata isolate sample 2 chromosome 5, ASM3666990v1, whole genome shotgun sequence harbors:
- the LOC136917383 gene encoding BTB/POZ domain-containing protein 6-like, whose product is MFGVQRDQSVVSKTCPEDWQTTKLTIKDRCSFLFNNELLSDIKFTVPVPGESESKKSKHEIFAHKFLLSISSPVFYTMFYGAMPETRETVELPDCDHEILVAFLRYIYCDELTLSESNVWEVLHLSKKYMMPPLADKCWQFLMSNMYPSNVLSVLKVAELHEEEKVVNLCWKMIDGQAVAVLRQPMERPQLEAIVTRDTLKIREVKLFIIVDKWATSECEKKGLTPDGKTKRTVLGEEIIKAIRFPVMEEHEFSGVVTPSAILSAEEVSLLQKYFGATLDGPIGFPEHHRLPNDLVRRERFRFCRGRHSYGRGLKDALVFEVIYPIELHGVVLFGDYNSNYSVSLELIDEESGEVVLSQTGNFTSVPFPFEGECEYYGFELLFDRPFYITVNTKYCVEALISGPRSMDGRRCYPRTDWFIFSKSDSDTNGTTEFAGQFPGFVFRRCRDSLI
- the LOC136917384 gene encoding uncharacterized protein, translated to MVLNTYQQQSLERLRLPSGTEEEYNAIHQLMDDAASYFADMQRDKGVKKIKKRATEDEDKQKGFEMRDAAMKTLKQTKTRTHSGKRPDVVSFLETKNKAFTEFRERELEYKREQLAADIKLKQEQMELDKRRVGIQEQQMELQLQMMQALIQSKR
- the LOC136917075 gene encoding 52 kDa repressor of the inhibitor of the protein kinase-like, which codes for MQRSIRGFFANKRSVTEGATSSSSQNPRRNDEGEPPAKKSSKELSPSIDAVTIEPSSNSSVSEAKSVGEEDSQKRSGSADYLNNADLSILLKNNSSTQSLTDKEKYTLLTHHFKPGGRYVFPKTKLHNKMRSFQRSWQTAYPWLVYSESEDGGFCKYCMLFATYNAAGVLVSSALTNFNKATDILKEHHRKEYHIAASVKAENFIKIMQKPQKAISSIIDTQRSTLIEKNRKLLHSIISCIVFCGRQNIALRGHVESTDGENNAGNFLALLKFRADAGDEVLANHFSQATNRAKYTSPTIQNELISILGEQIRESIVNQIPFDAPYFSILADEVTDVSNREQLSLVIRFVDSDGNIHEEFLGFQNLQRITGEAIASSILDTLPQWNLDIKNCRGQGYDGASNMSSSRRGTQALIREKSPKAVYTHCRAHCLNLTIVHSCDQPLIRNMLGTFNEVCNFFKYSPKRNKFLLVVIEKETPEASKTTLLSLCRTRWVERHEAHEVFFALLPSILKALEAMSNERLFADQFGETTWNWDTDSKSKANNLLHAVSNFEFIITQITTMKCLSILKPLSIKLQKRDIDVYEAYNHIKDLKGELQDIRGDIDKYCSDWYGMAKTTARKANIEPSMPRVVGRQQHRNNVEAGTPKDYYKRALTIPLLDHLITEIDTYFDPNNDAVMSSLLCLLPSLLFSREGNPVQAAFQYYADDLPSPQVFDVELFRWRRKWLNADQDHLPSSAAQALEECNHEFFPNVHKLLRILCTLPITSEECERSFSTLRRLKTYLRATMTSERESGLALMNIHYGRQIDISTTIDLFARKHPRRLLLSDILAE